Sequence from the Hydrotalea sp. genome:
AATAACGCGCCGTTAAAAAACATATTGCAGGCCGATATCAAACGCGCCATACCAAAAACTGCCGGTGATTATTTCATAGGACGGGGTAAAATGATCCTGCCATAGCGAATTAAAATTTTGCCAATTGATGCAACAGGGGGCTAGGTCGATGTTGTGCTGGTTGTAATAATCGCTGTAGCCACCCGGGACAAGGTAAAATTTTCCAAGCAACTTTATTGTCAGGTTATCGGTGGGGGCGTAATCCAGCGACAGGCTGGGCATGATAAGGCCGCGATATTCGGTTATTTTGTAATTCAAAAAATCGGGCTGGTTGGCCAGGAAGTAGTCAAAGGGCGTATCGCTTGATAAACGGCTGGCGATGGTGTGAATCCATAACCCGCCGGCAACCCCGGGGGTCAGGCGCAGGTTATCGTTTTTTGTCAGCGAGATGGTGTAATTAATGCCAAAGGTTATGGGGATGAAACCTTCATTATTATCAAACGATATGGTTTGAATGGTTTGTCGGCTGGTAAAAAATGTTTCGGCGGTCAGCTCGACCTGGCTGTAAGTTCCCCGTGGGTGGTAATATTGGTAACCGGTTTCAAGTTGGAATTGGAAGTGCTCGAATTGATAGCCAAGGGCAAAGCCGCCACCGCCGCCTATCGCATCTTTGCGGGCGCCCTTGATAAAACTTTTGTTGACAAAAATAACCCCGCCCACGGGTGTTAGGTAAAAACCATTTTTGACCGTGGCCATGACCTGCTTGCTGGGTAATAATATCAAGCCGGCAATGGCCAATGTCATAAAATTAAGGCCGCGCTGTTTCCGCTTGGTAAATTTAACCGCGGCGATATTTATCAGGCCAAGCAACAACCCAACCAAACCAAGCGGGATAAATAAAACAGCCAGCAAAGCAAATAGGCCGACCGCAATAATCGTCGAAAAAACGCTGATGACAATGGCCATCACAATATTCACGGCGCGCGCCATGGCGGTGGCAAGCCGGACGCCCCTGGCCCGTCTTGATTTTCGCCCCCTTACCGATAATTTTTTTGTATTATTTTTTTTGGCATATTTGCCGGCGGCGGGTATTTTGGCCGCGGTTTTTGAATAGGTTGTCCCTACCTGTCTCAATGTCCCCATATTTTGTCCCTCCTAATTTTTTTTTAGATGCCTTGCCCGATAGGCCTGCGCATCTGCCATCAACCATAAACCGACGTCACGGCTTTGTCAATTATTTCGCGCTTATGGTTAAGAATTGCGGTTATATTTCTTGTGCTAATTTTCGCTTTTTTTGATATAGTGGGGTTATGCAAAACCTAACGCAAGTCAGCAAAAAATCGGTCGCCAAGAAAGCCATCGCCAAACGGGATAAGCAATTGGTGATTGCCTGCGGCGCGCTGGCCAAGGAAATAAAATTTTTGTTGGCGCAACTGGGCGATAACAGCACCGACCTGTTATTCTTGCCGGCGATATTGCACAACAGCCCGCAAAAAATTGTTCCCGAATTAAAAAAAACCATCGATAAAAATAAAGCCGATTACAAAACCATTTTTATTGGTTACGCCGATTGCGGCACCGGCGGCCTGCTGGATAAGTTAATCGCCGACGAACAATTGCAACGTCTGCCGGGGGCACATTGCTACCAATTTTTTGCCGGCATGGATGAATTTGAAAAAATGATGGAGCAGGAATTGGGTTCGTTTTTTTTGACCGATTATTTGGCGCGCCATTTTGACGAATTGGTTTGGCAGGGCATGGGCCTGGCCAAGCACCCCGAGCTGTTGCAAACCATGTTTGGCAATTATAAAAAATTGGTTTACCTGGCGCAAACCGACGACGATGGCTTGACATCGATGGCAGAAAGAGCTAGCAAAAAAATGGCTTTGAGCTTTGAACGGCGCTTCACCGGTTACGGCTTGCTCCAAGAATTTATCAATAATATAAATCACGAAAACACTTAAAAAAAATGGCGCAATATCAAATTATTTTTTGGCGCGATATCCCGTCGCAGGTAATAGTCTCGGCGGGTGGTCGGCGCGGCACGCAGGTGAAAAAACAATTGAGCGAACGATTTGAAAAGGCTATCGACCGCGCCGCCATGGCGGGTAAGGCCGATGCGACCGATGATTACCTTGCCGAATGGAAAAAATCCGCGCCAGTCGAATGCGGTGATGATTTGGAGAAAATTGCCAGCGATCTGGCGGCGGATTTGGAAAAAAATTACCCGGCGGAACGGCTTGATGCCTTAATTGATTCCGCGGGCTACGATAAGAAATAATTTGTTGAGAGATAAAACGCCCATAAAAATTACATGAAAAACTATTCGATTTTTTCGCTGGTTAAGGAATCGCTCAAATACCACGAGGGCTGGCAAAACGCCCTG
This genomic interval carries:
- a CDS encoding virulence factor; the protein is MAQYQIIFWRDIPSQVIVSAGGRRGTQVKKQLSERFEKAIDRAAMAGKADATDDYLAEWKKSAPVECGDDLEKIASDLAADLEKNYPAERLDALIDSAGYDKK
- a CDS encoding DUF1638 domain-containing protein; amino-acid sequence: MQNLTQVSKKSVAKKAIAKRDKQLVIACGALAKEIKFLLAQLGDNSTDLLFLPAILHNSPQKIVPELKKTIDKNKADYKTIFIGYADCGTGGLLDKLIADEQLQRLPGAHCYQFFAGMDEFEKMMEQELGSFFLTDYLARHFDELVWQGMGLAKHPELLQTMFGNYKKLVYLAQTDDDGLTSMAERASKKMALSFERRFTGYGLLQEFINNINHENT